Proteins encoded within one genomic window of Polaribacter sp. NJDZ03:
- a CDS encoding OmpA family protein — MKKISILLLTAVIVSSCVSKKKFVTLQDEYDQTTTELVNVKATLQKCLIESEKDAATLTEQINSLKEDKKGALKQVENLTVLTQSSSDNIKNVITQLSEKDKFINGIRAAMTQKDSLNLAIKYHLTKNLSDGIQDEDIQVNVEKTVVFISISDKLLFKSGSYNVTDKAYSVLEKISKVIKDQPEMEVMIEGHTDSTPIKRAVIQDNWDLSALRATSITRILQYKFGVKPGRLIAAGRSQYVPLVDNNTAENKAINRRTKIIIMPKLNQFFDLLEQDANK; from the coding sequence ATGAAAAAAATATCAATCTTATTATTGACTGCAGTTATAGTTAGTTCTTGTGTTTCTAAAAAAAAGTTTGTTACTTTACAAGATGAATATGATCAAACTACAACAGAATTAGTAAATGTAAAAGCAACTTTACAAAAATGTTTAATTGAAAGTGAAAAAGATGCTGCTACACTTACAGAACAAATTAACTCTTTAAAAGAAGACAAAAAAGGTGCTTTAAAACAAGTTGAAAATTTAACTGTTTTAACACAATCTTCTTCTGACAATATTAAAAATGTTATTACTCAATTAAGTGAAAAAGACAAGTTTATAAATGGTATTAGAGCAGCAATGACTCAAAAAGATTCATTAAACCTTGCTATTAAATATCATTTAACTAAAAACTTATCTGATGGTATACAAGATGAAGACATACAGGTTAATGTAGAAAAAACAGTAGTATTTATCTCTATTTCAGACAAGTTATTATTTAAAAGCGGTAGTTATAATGTAACAGACAAAGCATACTCTGTTTTAGAAAAAATATCTAAAGTAATTAAAGACCAACCAGAAATGGAAGTTATGATTGAAGGTCATACAGATTCTACACCAATAAAAAGAGCTGTTATTCAAGACAACTGGGATTTATCTGCTTTAAGAGCAACCTCTATAACAAGAATTTTACAATATAAATTTGGAGTAAAACCAGGAAGATTAATTGCAGCTGGTAGAAGCCAATATGTTCCTTTAGTAGATAATAATACTGCTGAGAATAAAGCTATAAACAGAAGAACAAAAATTATTATTATGCCTAAATTAAATCAATTCTTTGATTTATTAGAGCAAGATGCAAATAAATAA
- a CDS encoding FAD:protein FMN transferase: protein MILKNKLILITVLLAFFSCSNAEIIKDFTLKGRVFGTTYKIVYLDASKNYQTSLDSLFFLMNKSLSTYIPSSDISRINKGDSTVIVDDLFLEVFTKSKRIYTETNGFFDPTVGNLVNAWGFGPKKERLNLSEDQVAQQMQYVGLDKVTIVNGKIKKQDAQIYLDFNSIAKGFGIDVVARFLNSKNISNYLIEIGGEIRAKGVKKENHPWVIKLVNPIKKDSIKGYRKINLSNKSMATSGNYRKFRVTKDGQKYVHTVNPKTGYAIESNLLSASVIADLDCADTDAYATAFMAMGLENAKEFLEIHKNIGAILLFINKNGDLEEYRTSGYN from the coding sequence ATGATTCTTAAAAATAAACTGATACTCATTACAGTTTTACTAGCTTTTTTTTCTTGTTCTAACGCAGAAATAATAAAAGACTTTACCTTAAAAGGACGCGTTTTTGGCACTACTTATAAGATTGTTTATTTAGATGCTTCTAAAAATTACCAAACATCTTTAGATAGTCTGTTTTTTTTAATGAACAAATCGTTATCAACTTATATACCTAGTTCAGATATTTCTAGAATTAACAAAGGAGATTCTACGGTTATTGTTGATGATTTATTTTTAGAGGTTTTTACAAAATCGAAAAGAATTTATACAGAAACCAATGGTTTTTTTGATCCAACTGTAGGAAACCTAGTAAATGCTTGGGGTTTTGGGCCTAAGAAGGAGAGGTTGAATTTAAGTGAAGATCAAGTAGCACAGCAAATGCAGTATGTTGGTTTAGATAAAGTAACTATTGTTAATGGTAAAATTAAAAAGCAAGATGCTCAAATTTATTTAGATTTTAACTCTATTGCCAAAGGGTTTGGAATTGATGTAGTAGCTCGTTTTTTAAATAGTAAAAACATATCGAATTATTTAATTGAAATTGGCGGAGAAATTCGTGCAAAAGGTGTAAAAAAAGAAAATCATCCCTGGGTTATTAAGCTCGTAAATCCTATAAAAAAGGATAGCATAAAAGGATATCGAAAAATAAATTTATCTAATAAATCGATGGCTACTTCTGGTAACTATAGAAAATTTAGAGTTACAAAAGACGGGCAGAAATATGTACATACAGTAAATCCTAAAACAGGGTATGCTATAGAAAGTAATTTGTTAAGTGCTTCTGTAATTGCCGATTTAGATTGTGCAGATACCGATGCATATGCAACCGCTTTTATGGCTATGGGCCTAGAGAATGCCAAAGAATTTTTAGAAATTCATAAAAATATTGGTGCTATTTTATTATTCATTAATAAAAATGGAGATTTAGAAGAATATAGAACAAGTGGCTATAACTAG
- a CDS encoding class I SAM-dependent methyltransferase — MSIFKSILNTIPRPWLIKASYLVRPIIAFSLKGDTYTDPIDGKSFRKFLPYGYGKQRENALSPSTLSLERHRLMWLFLRDETDFFTSKEKLKTLHIAPEQCFLDVFRKQKNLEYTTSDLESPIADVKADICDLPFDDNSFDVVFCNHVLEHITDDTKAMQELFRVMKKGGFGIFQIPQELSREHTFEDDSITDQKERAKIFGQYDHVRVYGRDYFNKLRSIGFKVDEIDYTKKIAPEKLERFCLMQHEILPVCYKS, encoded by the coding sequence GTGTCTATTTTTAAATCCATTCTAAACACCATCCCAAGACCTTGGTTAATAAAAGCTAGTTATCTAGTACGACCAATTATTGCTTTTTCTTTAAAAGGCGATACATATACAGACCCAATAGATGGCAAGAGTTTTAGAAAGTTTTTACCTTACGGATACGGTAAGCAACGAGAAAACGCACTTTCACCTTCTACCCTATCTTTAGAAAGACATCGCTTAATGTGGTTGTTTTTAAGAGATGAAACGGACTTTTTTACATCAAAAGAAAAACTAAAGACTTTACATATTGCTCCAGAACAATGTTTTTTAGATGTTTTTAGAAAACAAAAAAACTTAGAATATACCACGTCAGATTTAGAATCTCCAATAGCAGATGTAAAAGCAGATATTTGCGATTTACCTTTTGATGATAACTCTTTTGATGTTGTTTTCTGCAACCATGTTTTAGAACACATTACAGACGATACAAAGGCAATGCAAGAATTGTTTAGAGTGATGAAAAAAGGAGGGTTTGGTATTTTTCAGATTCCGCAAGAATTGTCTAGAGAACATACTTTTGAAGACGATTCTATCACAGATCAAAAAGAACGCGCTAAGATATTTGGTCAATATGATCATGTAAGAGTCTATGGTAGAGATTATTTTAACAAACTACGTTCTATAGGTTTTAAGGTTGATGAAATAGATTATACAAAAAAAATCGCTCCAGAAAAACTAGAACGATTTTGTTTAATGCAGCATGAAATTCTTCCTGTATGTTATAAAAGTTAG
- a CDS encoding GxxExxY protein, translated as MKSELIHKQESYNIIGSCMEVHKELGKGFSEIIYGDALEIEFKRRGILYQREVKFQILYKGEKLSHYYFADFVIDNKIILEIKAIESLTNSHIKQTLNYLAASKIKLGLLVNFGEDSLTYKRVIL; from the coding sequence TTGAAATCAGAACTTATACATAAACAGGAATCATATAACATTATTGGTTCCTGCATGGAAGTTCATAAAGAGTTAGGAAAAGGTTTTAGTGAAATTATTTATGGTGATGCTTTAGAAATAGAATTTAAAAGACGAGGAATTTTATATCAAAGAGAAGTAAAATTTCAAATATTATATAAAGGAGAAAAATTGTCTCATTATTATTTTGCTGATTTTGTCATCGATAATAAAATAATACTCGAAATTAAAGCTATTGAATCTTTAACAAATAGCCATATAAAACAAACTCTAAATTATTTAGCTGCATCAAAGATAAAACTAGGCTTATTAGTTAATTTTGGTGAAGATAGTTTAACCTACAAAAGAGTAATTTTGTAA
- the map gene encoding type I methionyl aminopeptidase translates to MIKIKTREEIELMRESALIVSKTLGMLAKEVKPGVSTLYLDKLAEDFIRSEGAVPGFLGLYDFPNSLCMSPNSQVVHGIPNKNPLVEGDIISIDCGAYKNGFHGDHAYTFAVGEIEPATRKLLDVTRASLYVGIREFKAGNRVGDVGYAIQKFSEDHGYGVVRELVGHGLGREMHEDPEMPNYGKRGRGKKFVEGMVVAIEPMTNLGTHKIKQHSDGWTITTLDNKPSAHFEHDIAIVNGKPELLSTFKYVHDALGIVTDEEDEFRQ, encoded by the coding sequence ATGATTAAGATAAAAACAAGAGAAGAGATAGAATTGATGAGAGAAAGCGCACTAATCGTTTCTAAAACGTTAGGTATGCTTGCTAAAGAAGTAAAACCAGGAGTTTCTACTTTGTATTTAGACAAACTTGCCGAAGATTTTATTAGGTCGGAAGGTGCTGTACCTGGTTTCTTAGGGTTATATGATTTTCCAAACTCACTTTGTATGAGTCCTAATTCTCAGGTAGTACACGGTATTCCTAATAAAAACCCATTAGTAGAGGGTGATATTATTTCTATAGATTGTGGCGCATATAAAAATGGTTTTCACGGAGATCATGCTTATACTTTTGCCGTTGGAGAGATTGAACCAGCAACTAGAAAATTACTAGATGTAACTAGAGCTAGTTTATATGTTGGTATTCGAGAATTTAAAGCTGGTAATAGAGTTGGTGATGTTGGTTATGCTATTCAAAAATTTTCTGAAGACCATGGCTATGGTGTTGTAAGAGAATTGGTAGGGCATGGTTTAGGTAGGGAAATGCACGAAGATCCAGAAATGCCTAACTACGGAAAAAGAGGACGTGGTAAAAAGTTTGTAGAAGGTATGGTTGTTGCCATAGAACCAATGACAAACTTAGGGACTCATAAAATTAAACAACATTCTGATGGTTGGACAATTACCACTTTAGACAACAAGCCTTCTGCTCATTTTGAACATGATATTGCTATTGTTAACGGTAAACCAGAATTACTTTCTACATTTAAATATGTACACGACGCATTAGGTATTGTTACCGATGAGGAAGACGAATTTAGACAATAA